The following are encoded together in the Oncorhynchus masou masou isolate Uvic2021 chromosome 5, UVic_Omas_1.1, whole genome shotgun sequence genome:
- the LOC135536403 gene encoding noggin-2-like codes for MDVLINWLRSVLLCWTYLVVFLTSATSMIPNQEQVRSETPMGQKDTDFDDASFLWTRSSSFVSSSQLIRPYSLSMNEEDYHYAPKPKHLRHNRLLRILGSSFDPFWMSIERPAEARVDTDASGGQTASRGDPLAPPALSNYTTNEGFNFDASPELTEGAARYQRKLQNDAEDLDLSELPADVASTLRDWLVRSATCGMRYQWVKLAPVFWPRWLRHTDCEKSGGSRSCSFPSGMACRQAQTTQIKILAWHCWSSEERGGDGLRELAGINRGTVVVGTGVAGRKCLWRQVPYPVVTACKCSCK; via the coding sequence ATGGATGTATTGATCAATTGGTTAAGGAGCGTTTTACTGTGCTGGACATATCTGGTTGTCTTTCTCACCAGCGCAACTTCAATGATTCCCAACCAGGAGCAGGTGCGCAGTGAAACCCCTATGGGCCAAAAGGACACCGATTTCGATGATGCATCCTTTCTATGGACCAGATCAAGTAGTTTCGTATCTTCCTCGCAGCTGATTCGGCCTTATTCACTCTCGATGAATGAGGAGGATTACCATTACGCTCCGAAACCCAAACACCTGCGGCACAACCGGCTCCTGCGCATTTTGGGCTCGTCTTTTGATCCGTTCTGGATGTCCATAGAACGCCCAGCCGAAGCAAGGGTCGACACCGATGCGTCTGGTGGTCAAACTGCGTCTCGTGGTGACCCGCTCGCTCCTCCCGCTTTATCAAACTACACCACCAACGAGGGGTTCAACTTCGACGCGTCTCCAGAGCTGACAGAGGGTGCAGCGCGCTACCAACGAAAACTACAAAACGACGCAGAGGATTTGGACTTGAGTGAACTTCCTGCAGACGTTGCCAGCACTCTGCGTGATTGGCTGGTCCGCTCGGCCACCTGTGGAATGCGCTACCAGTGGGTAAAATTAGCTCCAGTGTTCTGGCCACGTTGGTTACGCCACACTGATTGCGAAAAATCTGGTGGCTCGCGGAGTTGCTCTTTCCCCAGCGGGATGGCATGCCGGCAGGCCCAAACCACACAGATAAAGATACTGGCCTGGCACTGCTGGAGCAGCGAAGAGAGAGGCGGGGATGGGTTAAGAGAGTTGGCCGGGATCAACAGGGGGACTGTGGTGGTGGGGACAGGTGTTGCAGGCAGAAAGTGTTTGTGGAGGCAGGTACCTTATCCTGTGGTTACAGCGTGTAAATGTTCATGCAAATAG
- the LOC135536413 gene encoding GTPase IMAP family member 4-like produces the protein MASECSPNVYGGPPPQSDLRLLLLGRVGAGKSTVAKTILGRENFRSEGGMCVKKQGEVAGRTVTVVDTPGWDTVKYTSTHIKQEIKNSVTLCPPGPHALLLVVPMGDPLSSAERKAIRYHMELLSVRAWKFTMVLFVSEAEEKCTSIEQNQMIDRAKSILLKCGDRHHLLECGNSPPQISELLIKIDAMVAENCEEFLIPQVYYELMETMPREVTELRRMYEDREDRLKRKYKTELKEKEEELKKYREEEKPKERLMKRTSSSQLLPPSISTEKQDGSVMADHQKVDLQAVKQGYREEALSVVGHYVKPLIVIMTAVVGALMGAVAGAEHGTLGACIGIPIGIILAVLVSYAVRGAATAARDISITVKAEENESQRREERAGFFLDSPKSKRFDKDQ, from the exons ATGGCGAGTGAATGCTCCCCAAATGTTTATG GGGGTCCTCCTCCCCAGTCAGATCTTAGACTACTGCTGCTTGGAAGAGTAGGAGCTGGGAAGAGTACAGTAGCCAAAACCATCCTGGGTAGAGAGAACTTCCGGAGTGAAGGAGGCATGTGTGTGAAGAAGCAGGGTGAGGTGGCTGGAAGGACCGTCACCGTGGTGGACACCCCGGGCTGGGACACTGTGAAATACACGTCCACACATATCAAACAAGAAATTAAGAATAGTGTGACCCTATGTCCTCCAGGACCCCATGCTCTTCTTCTGGTGGTGCCCATGGGTGACCCACTCTCCTCCGCAGAAAGAAAGGCGATTCGGTATCACATGGAGCTATTGTCAGTTAGGGCATGGAAGTTTACCATGGTCTTGTTTGTCAGTGAGGCTGAGGAGAAATGCACATCCATTGAACAGAATCAGATGATCGACAGAGCAAAAAGTATTCTATTGAAATGTGGGGACAGACACCATCTCCTTGAGTGTGGGAATTCTCCTCCCCAGATTTCTGAGCTCCTGATAAAGATAGACGCCATGGTAGCAGAAAACTGTGAAGAATTCTTAATCCCCCAAGTATACTATGAACTGATGGAGACCATGCCAAGGGAAGTGACCGAGCTGAGAAGGATGTATGAAGACCGAGAGGACAGACTGAAACGGAAATACAAAACAGAGTTGAAGGAAAAGGAAGAAGAGCTGAAGAAGTATAGAGAAGAAGAGAAGCCTAAAGAAAGGTTGATGAAGAGGACAAGTAGCAGTCAACTACTTCCCCCCAGTA TAAGCACAGAGAAGCAGGACGGGTCGGTAATGGCTGACCATCAGAAGGTGGACCTACAGGCCGTCAAGCAAGGATACAGGGAAGAGGCCTTGTCTGTTGTGGGCCACTACGTCAAACCACTAATAGTGATTATGACTGCTGTAGTGGGGGCACTCATGGGAGCAGTTGCAGGTGCAGAACATGGAACACTTGGCGCATGTATTGGGATTCCTATAGGCATTATTTTGGCTGTTCTTGTGAGTTATGCTGTCCGTGGAGCCGCCACAGCAGCAAGGGATATTTCCATCACAGTCAAAGCCGAGGAAAATGAAAGCCAGAGGAGAGAAGAGCGAGCAGGCTTCTTCTTAGATTCTCCAAAATCTAAAAGATTTGATAAGGATCAGTGA
- the LOC135536502 gene encoding mpv17-like protein, protein MRKAFIKHVKKFPWFTNVTLYGCLFAGGDFVHQLFSRNEKMDWRHTRNVAVVAFSFHGNFNFFWMRCLERRFPGNSARMVVRKLFLDQTTAAPLATSVFYTGVSFLEGKEDIFQDWREKFLNTYKTGLMFWPFMQFLNFSTVPLYMRTTFAGCCAFIWATFLCFSHQSGDGTANAALAWMFTPKQDTTIEPEAEKLGPKVDQTGPKLDTEEPKPENPNPIEETQTPTVKQDDQARTKEVEASLNKLKRTN, encoded by the exons ATGAGAAAGGCATTCATAAAACACGTCAAAAAGTTTCCGTGGTTTACCAACGTAACCCTCTACGGTTGCCTGTTTGCCGGTGGGGATTTCGTTCACCAGTTGTTCTCGCGCAATGAAAAAATGGACTGGAGGCACACACGCAATGTGGCAGTGGTCGCTTTCAGTTTCCATGGCAACTTTAACTTCTTCTGGATGCGGTGTTTGGAGCGCAGATTTCCCGGGAATTCGGCCAGGATGGTTGTGCGTAAACTTTTCTTGGACCAGACCACAGCCGCCCCCCTGGCCACTAGTGTATTCTACACAG GGGTGAGTTTCTTAGAGGGCAAAGAGGACATTTTCCAGGACTGGAGGGAGAAGTTCTTGAATACATATAAG ACTGGACTCATGTTCTGGCCATTCATGCAG TTCCTGAACTTTTCCACGGTGCCTCTGTACATGCGGACTACCTTCGCAGGGTGCTGTGCCTTCATCTGGGCAACCTTCCTGTGTTTCTCACATCAGAGTGGGGACGGCACGGCTAACGCCGCCCTCGCATGGATGTTTACTCCAAAACAGGATACGACAATAGAGCCTGAAGCGGAGAAACTAGGGCCCAAAGTGGACCAGACAGGGCCCAAACTAGACACAGAAGAACCCAAACCGGAGAACCCAAACCCCATAGAGGAGACACAAACACCCACTGTTAAGCAGGACGACCAAGCACGAACAAAGGAGGTAGAGGCTAGTTTGAACAAGCTGAAACGCACAAACTGA
- the LOC135536389 gene encoding target of Myb1 membrane trafficking protein-like isoform X2 — MEFLIGNPFSSPVGQRIERATSAALHAEDWALNMEICDIINETDEGPKDAVKAIKKRIVGNKSFREIMLALTVLEACVKNCGHRFHVLVASQDFVEGVLVRAILPKNNPPTTLHDRVLSLIQAWADAFRSSPSLGGVVCVYEDLRRRGLEFPMTDLDALSPIHTPLRSIPDNDSSVTVPAPPPQSQTPRGPAASSPTQAALTAVPPQLSDGPIAISPEQAQKLRVDLALVRGNLTVMTEMLNQLTPGQSQQEDSELLQQLYQVCREMQSRVVELIPRLLDEGLIEELLVVNDDLNNAFIRYDRFDRLNKAQRTATEQQTPARANLIDLSPVPQSLSQPETTFAAASQPAFSAPSNQRQAANHSAPEEDEFDMFAQTRGTSLADQRKSMRYEDPGAVEGLAGALDTRLQVTGAIPSSKPGPKNSTLDDIDRWLSADTETQPEAGDREGLTSEEFDKFLEERAKVADHIPSTRSLPPVSSRPPPQSARPQENSHDQLFSL; from the exons AACGAGCCACCAGCGCCGCGCTGCATGCAGAGGACTGGGCCCTTAACATGGAGATATGTGACATCATCAACGAGACAGACGAAGG ACCCAAAGATGCAGTCAAAGCCATAAAGAAGAGGATTGTTGGTAATAAGAGCTTCAGGGAGATCATGTTGGCGTTGACA GTTCTGGAGGCATGTGTAAAGAACTGTGGCCACCGGTTCCATGTTCTAGTGGCGTCCCAGGACTTTGTGGAGGGGGTTCTGGTCCGAGCCATCCTGCCCAAGAACAACCctcccaccactctgcacgacAGGGTGCTGAGCCTCATACAG gcGTGGGCCGATGCGTTCCgtagctctccctctctgggaggtgtggtctgtgtgtacgaGGATCTGAGGAGGCGGGGCCTGGAGTTCCCTATGACCGACCTGGACGCCCTCTCCCCCATCCACACCCCCCTCAGG AGCATTCCAGACAACGACTCCTCTGTTACAGTGCCAGCTCCACCACCTCAGAGTCAGACTCCCCGTGGCCCTGCTGCCTCGTCCCCTACCCAGGCTGCACTGACTGCCGTGCCCCCGCAACTCAGCGATGGACCCATCGCCATCTCTCCTGAACAG GCCCAGAAGCTGAGAGTTGACCTGGCTCTGGTCAGGGGGAACCTGACTGTGATGACTGAGATGTTGAACCAGTTGACGCCTGGACAGAGCCAGCAGGAGGACTCAGAGCTACTGCAg CAGTTGTACCAGGTGTGCAGGGAGATGCAGAGCCGTGTGGTGGAGCTGATCCCCAGGCTGCTGGACGAGGGCCTCATAGAGGAGCTGCTGGTCGTCAACGATGACTTAAACAATGCCTTCATCCGCTACGACAG GTTTGACAGACTCAATAAGGCCCAGAGAACAGCTACAGAGCAG CAGACTCCTGCCAGGGCCAACCTCATTGACCTCAGCCCTgtgccccagtccctcagccAACCAGAAACCACCTTTGCGGCCGCCAGCCAACCCGCATTCAGCGCTCCCTCCAATCAGAGGCAGGCAGCCAACCACA GTGCACCAGAGGAGGATGAGTTTGACATGTTTGCCCAGACCAGGGGCACCTCTCTGGCCGATCAGAGGAAGAG TATGCGGTACGAGGACCCAGGAGCAGTGGAAGGACTGGCTGGAGCCCTGGACACCAGGTTACAGGTCACTGGAGCG atTCCTTCGTCTAAGCCTGGCCCTAAGAACTCCACCCTGGACGACATTGACAGATGGCTGTCTGCGGACACAGAAACG CAACCAGAGGCTGGGGACAGGGAAGGGCTGACCAGTGAGG aGTTTGACAAGTTTCTGGAGGAACGGGCGAAGGTGGCCGACCACATTCCCTCAACACGCAGCCTGCCCCCCGTCTCGTCCAGGCCCCCGCCTCAATCTGCCCGGCCACAGGAGAACTCCCATGACCAGCTTTTCTCACTCTGA
- the LOC135536389 gene encoding target of Myb1 membrane trafficking protein-like isoform X1 — MEFLIGNPFSSPVGQRIERATSAALHAEDWALNMEICDIINETDEGPKDAVKAIKKRIVGNKSFREIMLALTVLEACVKNCGHRFHVLVASQDFVEGVLVRAILPKNNPPTTLHDRVLSLIQAWADAFRSSPSLGGVVCVYEDLRRRGLEFPMTDLDALSPIHTPLRSIPDNDSSVTVPAPPPQSQTPRGPAASSPTQAALTAVPPQLSDGPIAISPEQAQKLRVDLALVRGNLTVMTEMLNQLTPGQSQQEDSELLQQLYQVCREMQSRVVELIPRLLDEGLIEELLVVNDDLNNAFIRYDRFDRLNKAQRTATEQTPARANLIDLSPVPQSLSQPETTFAAASQPAFSAPSNQRQAANHSAPEEDEFDMFAQTRGTSLADQRKSMRYEDPGAVEGLAGALDTRLQVTGAIPSSKPGPKNSTLDDIDRWLSADTETQPEAGDREGLTSEEFDKFLEERAKVADHIPSTRSLPPVSSRPPPQSARPQENSHDQLFSL; from the exons AACGAGCCACCAGCGCCGCGCTGCATGCAGAGGACTGGGCCCTTAACATGGAGATATGTGACATCATCAACGAGACAGACGAAGG ACCCAAAGATGCAGTCAAAGCCATAAAGAAGAGGATTGTTGGTAATAAGAGCTTCAGGGAGATCATGTTGGCGTTGACA GTTCTGGAGGCATGTGTAAAGAACTGTGGCCACCGGTTCCATGTTCTAGTGGCGTCCCAGGACTTTGTGGAGGGGGTTCTGGTCCGAGCCATCCTGCCCAAGAACAACCctcccaccactctgcacgacAGGGTGCTGAGCCTCATACAG gcGTGGGCCGATGCGTTCCgtagctctccctctctgggaggtgtggtctgtgtgtacgaGGATCTGAGGAGGCGGGGCCTGGAGTTCCCTATGACCGACCTGGACGCCCTCTCCCCCATCCACACCCCCCTCAGG AGCATTCCAGACAACGACTCCTCTGTTACAGTGCCAGCTCCACCACCTCAGAGTCAGACTCCCCGTGGCCCTGCTGCCTCGTCCCCTACCCAGGCTGCACTGACTGCCGTGCCCCCGCAACTCAGCGATGGACCCATCGCCATCTCTCCTGAACAG GCCCAGAAGCTGAGAGTTGACCTGGCTCTGGTCAGGGGGAACCTGACTGTGATGACTGAGATGTTGAACCAGTTGACGCCTGGACAGAGCCAGCAGGAGGACTCAGAGCTACTGCAg CAGTTGTACCAGGTGTGCAGGGAGATGCAGAGCCGTGTGGTGGAGCTGATCCCCAGGCTGCTGGACGAGGGCCTCATAGAGGAGCTGCTGGTCGTCAACGATGACTTAAACAATGCCTTCATCCGCTACGACAG GTTTGACAGACTCAATAAGGCCCAGAGAACAGCTACAGAGCAG ACTCCTGCCAGGGCCAACCTCATTGACCTCAGCCCTgtgccccagtccctcagccAACCAGAAACCACCTTTGCGGCCGCCAGCCAACCCGCATTCAGCGCTCCCTCCAATCAGAGGCAGGCAGCCAACCACA GTGCACCAGAGGAGGATGAGTTTGACATGTTTGCCCAGACCAGGGGCACCTCTCTGGCCGATCAGAGGAAGAG TATGCGGTACGAGGACCCAGGAGCAGTGGAAGGACTGGCTGGAGCCCTGGACACCAGGTTACAGGTCACTGGAGCG atTCCTTCGTCTAAGCCTGGCCCTAAGAACTCCACCCTGGACGACATTGACAGATGGCTGTCTGCGGACACAGAAACG CAACCAGAGGCTGGGGACAGGGAAGGGCTGACCAGTGAGG aGTTTGACAAGTTTCTGGAGGAACGGGCGAAGGTGGCCGACCACATTCCCTCAACACGCAGCCTGCCCCCCGTCTCGTCCAGGCCCCCGCCTCAATCTGCCCGGCCACAGGAGAACTCCCATGACCAGCTTTTCTCACTCTGA